The Triticum aestivum cultivar Chinese Spring chromosome 4B, IWGSC CS RefSeq v2.1, whole genome shotgun sequence sequence GACCTGGCCCCGTGGCCTCAAGGCCAATTTCATGGGCAACGGATTGACCCATTCTAACAAAATCCTATGCCCTCGCTGGCCCATTGGGTACCCCAGGGCCGACCCAAAATTTAGCTAGAATTCCAGTTTTTTAGCTATATGTATACATTGAAGAGAAACTGGGTAATTATTCGTTGTCTACTAATTTCGGAGTCATTGCCCTCGCTGGGTAATTAGAGACTGGGATCAGTCGCTGATCTACTATATGAACAAAAACTGAAGCAGTCCACAACCAATAACCAAGTACCACGCCACAACCAAGAAGCGGAGCCTGTGGGGGCAAGTTTCACCTATGGTTGGCTTGAGGATGGATAAGTGGACCAGAGCAGCACGAGCAGGAGAAGCATCTGGACGGCGAGGGGCTCAAGAGCTGGAGTGCGAGCGGGACGACGAGCTAGAAGGAGAGCAGGACGCCGAGCAAGATGCTGAGAGGGACGGTGAGCAGGATGCCGAGCAGGAGGAGCCAGAGACAGCGCCACCTCCGCGGTAGAGATGGATGGGGGTCAAGGGCGACGATTGCCCTGGGTCGACCCTACCGATCCAATGGGTTAAGCAGTGCCGGCTCTACTGGACCGATTCCTATACGAGGCTGACCTGACAGACCCGATGGCCTCGATTTTTTGGGTCGGGCCAATGGCCCAACGGGTTGACCCGCCCCGTTCCCATCTTGAGAGGGCATCCTGTTTTGCTCATATCTCATAGTAGACTTGCCCTCTTTCTCAATGACAAACATTTTTCTTTTTGGCACGACAGTGCAATGAATAGCAGGCAAGTGTTTCTTGGGAGTAGTCGAACTCGCTtgatatatatttttattttgtaaAATTTTAGGCATTGTGTTGATTAGGATATTCCTTAGCCATAAATTCTACTGTATAAGACTTGTGAGGTTCTTTTCTAACAATTATTATTTTGGGGCAATTTAGGTTACTCTAGTTCCAACTGTTACTTCATATGAATTCCTTACTCCGTCTCCTCAAGATCATGCCGATAGAAAGGGAAGGTAAGGAACAAAACTACAAGTGTATAatatgtctttcgtgaaaatttATAATCTTGAATTCATTGCAGAGAAAGTACTGAAGAAGATGCTACAACTTTGGTGATTAATGATCGCAATGTAAGTGCATTAAAACCCCTTTGCAGACATATAGTTGAAAGGTGCAATATCTCGTACTATGGTTAATAGTCTAGTAAGAGGAAAATAAATCTAATTTTTTACTAGTTTACATGTCCAACTACTGTTTTCAAATGCCGCATGATCTGAATTACCTGTATATTGTCATGCATGTAAGATTTGTGGGTGCCATGGGTTTGGAATACATGGAATGCCATTGTGCAATCATTCCAAAATATTCATAGGTACATCATAAGGTCATAGGTAAAGTGTACTGTCAATTGTTGGCATACACCCGATTTGCCTCACATCGTATGCATGAAAGTGCTCCCAAAGATATTGGCCGGTGACTTGTCTAGTGTTGCAAATAACGAGCTTCTAGCGGAGAGTATACTTCCTCGCCAATGGGGGGATACTGTTTTGCACCTCTCTCATAGCAGACTTGGCCTCTTTTTCAGTGACGATCATTTTTCTTTTTGGCACGACAAGGCGATGATTACGGTGCGAGTGTTGCTTGGGAGTTGTCGAACTCATTTAATCTACATTCTGATATATAATATTTTCAACAGTGTGTTGATTAGGGTATTCCTTAGCCATAATTTTTGTTGTATATGACTTGTGAGGTTCTCTTATAAGTTTTTTGTGTGTGGGTAATTTAGGTTACTCCGATTCCAACTATTACTCCATATCTAGCTGTTACTCCATCTCCTCGAGAGCATGCCGACACAAAGGAAAGGTAAAGAACATAACTATAAGTGTATAATCTGTCTCTCGTGATGAAAATTTTCAAGCAAAAGTTTATAACCTTGAACTCATTGTAGAGAAAGTAATAAAGAAGATGCTACAACCGTGGTGATCAATGACCTCAATGTAAGTGCACTAAAACCCCTCTTTAGACATAGAGTTGAGAAAGTACACTATCTTATGGCTAATTTTCTAGTAAGAGGAAGATAATTATACTTTTGGTAGTTTACTTGTCTAGTTACTGCTCAAATGCAATTAGATCTTTAGTTACCTATATATTTATCACCACGTAAGGTGCATGTGTGACATGAGTTTGCAATGTGTGTCACGTCATTGTGTAATTATTAGAAAAGAGTCTTATGTACatcgtaagggcatctccaatgcgaaCCCTAAAAATGCCCACATTCATTTGGACATAGCTGCCAGGGCATAGTTTACCATCCAACGTGGTATCCCCTCGGTCTACGGACCAGTCCGAAATCCCACAAATCGGACACAAACCAGGGGGCTTTGCGTGTGTCCAGACCACTGCCACCTACATGTTCGCCACCCCGCACCCACTCAAATCCTCTCCCGCGCCTTCTCTCGTATGAAGCGGTTGTCACACATTCATGCTGGTGAGCGTCGCCATGATGacccagagcggacgcgacctctcactggatCCGACATTGAAGTGGCACACCATCAGAGAGCGCCACCTACGTCGCGTCCCAGTCTCCGCGCCTGTTCAATATCGTAGCGACGTTACTGGACGGGATGACTATGTACCACATTCAAACTGGTTGCCCGTCCACCAGCCAGCCAACATTAAATAGGCACGACGATTGAGAAACCCACTCCAACGCCCGCATTGACACGATCCACCGCTTGGCCTTGCCGGTACCTGCTATTTAAACATGGCCTCGCCCGATACCATTTGCACCACACTACGTCTGCTTCCAATCCTCCTCCGTGCACCACCTCCGCCATGATCGCGAGCTCTCTAGAGTGATGAGGAGAAGCACAAGGTGGTCGGCCTTGTGATTGGCTGGCAGGGCCGTCATGCACGGTGGATACAAGCAAGCATGTCGGCAACCTTGCCGGAGGTGAGCGACAATGTCCGGAAGATGAGCCGGCACCCCTGCCTGCGCCGATCCATGTTAGTCTCACCATGGAGGAAGAGTAGGCACACTTCATCGCCGTCATGGCGGAGGAGCAGCAGGCGCCGTGTGTCAGCGTTCCAACTAGCATAGGAGGAGCAACACCATAACATCTCATTCCTCGCGCATCAGCGGCTGGTGGAGGGCCAAACTATGGTGAATTCGCGAGCGAGGAGGCCGTGGCAGCCATGGCCGCGGTGAACCTGAACTTCGTCGAGGAGCAGCAGACACTCGACGAGGCCACATGCAGCGGTCGCGCGGTGGCATCAAAAGTGCAAGTGGTATGCAATGGGAACGCCAAACAGTTGTGTGCCATTGGCACCGCTACAACCATGAGTGATACGGGACGCCTCGGAAACGATCTTTTACGGTGCCAAAGAACTCACAAGGAGCAGCAACAAACTCACTCGATACTTGTTTCAACAAACTTTGTTTCTCTCAAGTGGCAAGAACAAAAGGAAACACTCTCAGATAAATTGCAGCGGACAACTAGCTGGGTTTACAAGGATGCAACCCAAACCATGAAACTTGTGAACCTATGAAGAATCACAAGAGGGAACCACAAGGATCCTATATGAATTGAGGACATGCCCTCCAATCCACACACACGAGCTAACACTCAACGATACTAGTGCTCACAGCACAACACAACCTCACCGGCTGTCTACAAAcataaactcagaaatctcatcCCCCCCTCACATGGAACAACTGGGGAGTATTTATACTAAAAGCACCCACTAGTTAGGTGTGAAAACAACTCAAAAAGAAGGGTAAATTAGTGAGCCTCAAGCTGTAGCAGGAGCAAACTTGTTGAGCCTCGCGCTGTAATAAATTCCTGGACAGCTTGCATGGAAACTTGCACAACTTTTGACTCAAGACCTCAAATGATGCACCGTTTTTTTGAATGAAAGCTGACTTCTAATACCATCTTTTCCAGCCTCTATAAAGTGCTAGAGTCTTCCAGAATTAATTAGGTTTAGGTGGGAAGTTGTAGCTGAAAATCTGATGTGTCATCTCTCCCAAAATAGGCACCGGAAGCTTCCCAACTAAGATAATGGTTTTGCCCTTGTCTTACTTTGGATGCTCTAATGGTTCAGCATTTGTGCTAGCATTAACCTCACTCTTGGATGCCTTGGTCATGATCTggtccacatcatcctcccttccttcaaacaaaaccgtcctcggttttgagGTATTCTTTTTTGGCTTATTCACTTGTGGGAATTGCTCAACCTTGAGTACTTGATCCACCATAGGTTCCAAGACATGGTTCACTCCTTGATGCATGAAATAATAGTTGTTAGACCTCTCATCGTGAGTAGCATCATGATCAAACTGCCACGGTCTTCCCAAAAGAAGATGACAAGCTCGCATTGGCACCACATCACATACCACTTTGTCCACATAACTTCCCACTAAAAATTGCACCCTTGCACGATGCATAATCTTCAGCTTACCAACACCATTCAGCCACTTCACATAATATGGCTGGGGCTGCCTCCATGTTGACATCCCAAGAGCATGCACAAGATCACTACTAATGATGTTTTTGTAGCTGCCTCCATCGATGACCACCTTGCAGTTTTTGTCCTTGACCTTGCAAATGGATTGGAACACATTTTGTCGCTGGCCCTTCTCAATAATAGGAGCATCATCATGAGCCACTTTGCAAACCATGAGATTAACACCATCTCCTCCATCTGAACTCAAAGGTGCTCCAGTCTCAAAAGTACAATAATTTGCATCTTTCTTCTCAGATTCAGATTTGTCACTTGAGTCATCGGTGACATATCCATCATTTGTGAGTAAAACCTTCTTCAGATTAGGACAATCCTTCTTGAAGTGACCTCTACCCTTGCATGTATGGCACTGAATATTACTAATGCGAGTGGCAGGAGTATTGGAAGATTCAACCTTTGATGCATTAGCTTCCTTTGTAGTCATCTTGTTGTGTGAGCGAAAATCTGCAGCGACACTTCCGTCTACTTCTCGCTGAGCTGAACCTCTCGAAGTGCTTGATGTATAGGTTTGGCTGCGATTTTGGCGATGCTTCAGCTGCTGCTCTACACGAATAGCTTGATGCACAAGTTCTTGCAAATCTTGATATGTAACAATCTCTATCCTTTCTTGCACATCTTCATTCAGTCCATGAAAGAATCTTGACATTGTGGCCTCCTCTGGCTCATTCACCGCTGTCCTAATCATCAAAAtctccatctctttatagtactcgTCAACACTAGAATTACCTTGGCACAACCATTGGAGTCGATTGTACAAGGTTCTTGTGAAATGTTCAGGAACAAACCGTCTCCGCAACAGATTTTTCATTTGCACCCATGTCTCCGGATGACCTCCAGCACGACACAATTGGTTCCACCAAATCAAAGCATATCCAGTAAACTCAATGGATGCATATCGTACCTTCTTCTTCTCCTTATAGCGGTGGCTGTCAAAAATCTGATCcacacgcatctcccactccaaataatcATCGGGCTCAGTTTTCCCATTGAATGATGGTATGGTAAGTTTGAATTTACCAATCCCATTATCTtcatggtcacgatgagcatgcCCATGACCTCTTCCTCCCATGGCAAAGCCTTCTTGGCCTTCTCCGCGACGATCATGATGAACACGTCGTGGTCGAGACTCGTAGTAGTTTCGAGCATCATCGGAGTGGTCGCTCTAATGCTCTCCATGGTGGTCCTGCTGTATGGGGAGTTGTCGATGTCGACCCCGTGCCGCAAGCCCATCTCGTGGTGGCGACGGTGGCGCCCAAGTAGCACCTCGCTGGTCGTAGCGAGCACGCCGAGGTGGTGCAGTGTAGTAGCTATGAGCATCACCCGAGTAGACGTGGTTGTGCTCTCCATGCTCCTCCTCAAGGTGGCGTTCGCCCTGCTGTTCGGGATTTGTCGATGTCGATCCCGTGCAGCAAGCCTATCTCGATGGAGTTCCTCGGTGAGGGAGTCGATTCTCCAGCCAAGGTTGGTCTCCACAGCCGATATGCGCCTCTCCACCTTGTTCAACACATACTCTCGTGTATCCTCCAATGCCAACACATAGGCGGGCTGCAAGCTTGGATCATACACGGGAAGTGGAATCTCCTCCTCCACGAGGTGTCTACCTCCATGCACACCATCAACACTGCTGGATCTCCTCGAACCCATGGAAGCTTCTCAAGAACAAAATCAGCAAGAGAGAAAATAGCACCACGAACAACCtaaagctctgataccaagatgatacgggACGCCTCAGAAACGATCTTTCACGGTGCCAAAGAACTCACAAGGAGCAGCAACAAACTCACTCGATACTTGTTTCAACAAACTTTGTTTCTCTCAAGTGGCaagaacaagaggaaacactctcaGATAAATTGCAGCGGATAACTAGCTGGGTTTACAAGGATACAACCCAAACCATGAAGCTTGTGAACCTATGAAGAATCACAAGAGGGAACCACAAGGATCCTATATGAATTGAGGACAGGCCATCCAATCCACACACATGAGCTAACACTCAACGATACTAGTGCTCACAGAACAACACAATCTCACCGACTgtctacaaacataaactcaaaaaTCTCATCCCCCCTTACATGGAACAACTGGGAAGTATTTATACTAGAAGCACCCACTAGTTAGGTGTGAAAACAACTAAAAAAGAAGGGTAAATTCGTGAACCCCAAGCTGTAGCAGGAGCAAACTTGTTGAGCCTCGCACTGTAATAAATTCCTGGACAACTTGCATGGAAACTTGCACAACTTTTGACTCAAGACCTCAAATGATGCACCATTTTTTTTGAATGAAAGCTGACTTCTAAGACCATCTTTTCCAGCCTCTATAAAGTGCTAGAGACTTCCAGAATTAATTAGGTTTAGGTGGGAAGTTGCAGCTGGAAATCTGATGTGTCATTTCTCCCAAAATAGGCATCGAAAGCTTCCCAACTAAGATAATGGTTTTGCCCTTGTCTTCCTTTGGATTCTCTAATGGTTCAACATTTGTGCTAGCATTAACCTCACTCTTGGATGCCTTGGTCATGATCTGGTCCACATCAGGCTGGCCCGTTGATGTCCATTGTTGACCTCACCACCAACGGCGATGGTCAAGCCGCAGACTCTGATGAGGAAGGGTAGGACATGGGAGATGGCGCTGCCTTGTGTCCCATGTGGGCCCGTCCGTGTCCCATGTTTCACTCTTCCttgccaaagactgcaactttacTTCGCGCGGCTCATGGTTGTCGGACAAGGACaggaagggaagcaacaaggacttggaggatggactccggtgAAGATTTAGACTAGGTTAACTTCTGGACGCTTTTGTTTAGTGATTTTTTGAGAAAGGATGGGATTTATTGGCTCAAAATGAAGCATCGAGGGCTTCACAAATTGACCAACCAATCCCTTTTTATTTTACGCTCTTGGTAACATTTCAGCAGCCAACTTATACTGTTTCTTTGACGCtgttaggctggccatagtggtgatatcttagccggtatcatgcactcgggaatagcaaacatgctgatgtgatAGTGAATTAAAGAAGAGATGGTTAGAGTAACATAGATAGAtactgtatcatgttaaatgctatgctactttgtgtcatgcatgtcaataaatatgatcatatatgatactactctatgatactatgtaCTATAAAGGTAgtgcatgatactaatatatgatactctcCACCATGAGTagccttagagcatggttaatagtatagccaactgctgactatatgatcttgccaagtcatccCTTATAGCCGGCAAGTACAACAGATGCATATAAATTTGTACTACTTTGTTGATACATGGCCCGCCTCTCTTTCTCGTAGAGTGTCTAGAAGCACGTGCTACAGCCGACTGTTATAGTGAGGGCATCCACAATGTATGCCAAATAGTATTGCCAAATTGGTTTTTAGCTTTTGACACCACATATACACATTGCGGAGACTAGTGTCATAGCCAAATGAATGGGAACCGATGCTTCTTCGGGCTTCGATGCCAAACTTCTCTAGGTAATAAAATAGTATATGAATCTCAGGAAACTAGTGCAAGCAATGCGGGGTGGGCATGCATGTAGCAATTTTCTAACCCATTCTATTCTGCAATGGGGCCTACTGTACAATAATATGAGAACCATGTACATTGTGGAGAAATGAGCTATTTGGCGTTGATGCCAAAGTTCTGACAACATCACAAATTTGGCATcatcacattgtggatgccctaagTAGCCCGCTTGTTTTCTTTTCTCTCTCCGTCAACTCAtcaaaaatataatatttaaagtCTTATAGTCCGTCTATGTCATCTTAGACCtcttccaatgcattggtgctaaagtggggtgctaagtgcattaaaatgTTTAGCAACTAATGTCCCCAATGCATCAGTGCTTAGGTTTTATAGCTAAGCCTCCTCTATTTAATTGTTTACTAATAAAACTCCTTCATGTATTGGTTGGTTGTCTTTTTGCCTAGGTCCACGTGCTTAGCATTGGTTCTTATTGGGGTCACCATAATACTCTCTTTcctctttaattgctttgccacatcatCTTTTTGCCTATGTGGCACTCCTAGCACCTTACACCATGGAGCACTGGGAAAGGTCTTAGGCTagttccaatgcattggtgcttacatgaggtgctaagcacattaaaaactttagcaactaaagcccCCAATGCATAagtgcttaacttgttggtgctaagcatccttcatttaataattttgcaactaaagttcttcatgcattggtgggatcATTTCAATTTAAGTGTTTTGCCTAAGTTCTCGCGCTTGACATTGTTTTTTACTGGGACCACCACACTCATCTCtatcctcttaattaccttgccacatcagaaTTTTTGCCcacatggcagccttagcacctgtacaaggtggagcattgggaggggccttattgtacttgctcttagacCCTGCGGGCTTCACAAATGGACCAACCAATTCCTTTTTATTTTACCGATTACCGAAGAGAAGCTTCTGTCTTTTTTTTTTCAAGAAAAAATAGAGAAGCTTCTGTCTGTCCACGCTACAGAACATTCGGCCGCGCCGCCTAACTCAAGACTGCGACGGGGCCAGCCAGAAGAGGCGAGGAGCGCCGCAAAGCGGCCCGCCCGCGCCCAGCCCAAAAATTTCGAAATAAAATCCCCAGCCGAGAGGCGCGTGTCAGTTTTCAAAGCCATTTTTCAAAGCGGAGACCCCACCAAACCCCTGTCTCTCGATCCTCGCGAGTCAGCGCCATGTCGTCCCCACCACCACAGCggccaccaaccaccaccactgCGCTCCCGCCTACCGCCACGCCCCCTCCTCCGGCCACCGCCTCGCAGCCCCTGCcgcgcgccttcctcgccaccTACACCGCGCCGCAGCGCGCCGCCAACTCGACCCCCACGCCGCCGCTGCTCTTCACCGGCCGCCCgctcaaccctaaccctagccacacCTCCCCCGCGCACGGCATCCTCTACCCCGTCGCCGCATCATcctccacccccgccgccgccgcggcggcggcggcgaaccatCGCCGCGCTCCCCCCACCGGCGTCGCGTACCCGCGCGCCCACGCCGTCGCTGTCCCCGTCACAGCGCCGTCTCAGCAGCCCCAGGTGCCAACGCAGCAGCGGTCCTACGCTGCGGTGCCGCGGGCGGTGGTGGCGGGCGTGACGCCGCGTCCAGAGCACCCTCCCCGAGGGGTTCCAATAGCCCCGCATCCTCAGCTCAAGGTGAATGGCTATTTTTTAGTTTGCGGGTTCGACTGGAAGGGAATTATACTAAACCTCGACCCTTCCCTTAATTCTCACCCCAAGGCTTTTGGATCTCGCCGACTGAATGCCTAATCGGTAATGTTGCTAGGGTTTCATGCGCATATTGAGGTTTATTGCTCTCATTTTGGCAATCTGATGAAGTGTTGTTGTTGAGATAGGGCCACCTTGTGTACGGGCAGGCGCTGGTGATATATAGACCGTGAAATCATCAGAGAAAGGAAATCATAGTATCTTGTTGTCTGAGCACATGTTATTTGATTTTACACAGTGCTGTTTCGTGTTCTGATTTATGGCCTTTCAGGCATTGTGCTGATTAGGATATTCCTTACCTGTAAATTATGCTGTCAATATTTGTGAGGTTCTCTTGTAGTAACATTTATTTTTTGGGGGTAATGTAGGTTAATGCTGTTCCAGCTGTTACTCCATCTCTGGCTGTTACTCCATCTCTGGCTGTTACTCCATCTCCAGCTGTTACTCCATCTCTAGTTGTTACTCCATCTCCAGCTGTTACCCCGTCTCCAGCTTTTACTCCATTTCCTCGGGAGCATGTCACCACAAAGGAGAGGTAAATAACGAAACTGCAAGCTTATAGTTTGTCTCTCGGACTGAAAGTTTGAAGTGAAATTTTGTAACTTGGATTCATTGCAGAGAAAGTACCAAAGAAAACGCTTCAACTGTGGTGATCAATGACCGCAAAGTGAGTCCATCTTTATTAAAACTTCCTCTTTACACATAGAGTTGAGAGATGTGATATCTTGTATTATGGTTAACACTCTAGTAAGAGGACAACGGTTCTACTTTTTGACTAGT is a genomic window containing:
- the LOC123092857 gene encoding vegetative cell wall protein gp1 isoform X1 — its product is MSSPPPQRPPTTTTALPPTATPPPPATASQPLPRAFLATYTAPQRAANSTPTPPLLFTGRPLNPNPSHTSPAHGILYPVAASSSTPAAAAAAAANHRRAPPTGVAYPRAHAVAVPVTAPSQQPQVPTQQRSYAAVPRAVVAGVTPRPEHPPRGVPIAPHPQLKVNAVPAVTPSLAVTPSLAVTPSPAVTPSLVVTPSPAVTPSPAFTPFPREHVTTKERESTKENASTVVINDRKVNVLDSESGSLYALCRSWLRNGVPHEIQPSFAGNVAPLLPRPLPASVVDSRMSEKDNDVEDQVSEEEQRHAQERNTLCTRDAMDRALTNNDTSEYTASDLLREHVTRAKNIRAKLRKERQVRIERYKQRLALLLPPPPPPPSEP
- the LOC123092857 gene encoding vegetative cell wall protein gp1 isoform X2 — its product is MSSPPPQRPPTTTTALPPTATPPPPATASQPLPRAFLATYTAPQRAANSTPTPPLLFTGRPLNPNPSHTSPAHGILYPVAASSSTPAAAAAAAANHRRAPPTGVAYPRAHAVAVPVTAPSQQPQVPTQQRSYAAVPRAVVAGVTPRPEHPPRGVPIAPHPQLKVNAVPAVTPSLAVTPSLAVTPSPAVTPSLVVTPSPAVTPSPAFTPFPREHVTTKERESTKENASTVVINDRKVNVLDSESGSLYALCRSWLRNGVPHEIQPSFAGNVAPLLPRPLPASVVDSRMSEKDNDVEDQVSEEEQWRRKKSLPAAQLSTWKWRALRPESHI